A part of Cataglyphis hispanica isolate Lineage 1 chromosome 7, ULB_Chis1_1.0, whole genome shotgun sequence genomic DNA contains:
- the LOC126851009 gene encoding probable phenylalanine--tRNA ligase, mitochondrial has protein sequence MWCYFCKKILVNNVNTICRRTSTVASVDKNANELVLLGRKYVTDDWTNVTPSIIAKLERNLHVKQYHPLSLLRQRIVNYFYGQFRGKSGTPSFSIYDNICPIVTVAQNFDSLLVPKDHPSRKKTDCYFINQDTLLRAHMTAHQAELISMGLNNFLVIGDVYRRDEIDSTHYPVFHQIDAVRLRTSEEIFCNMNNSESVKLFEHRGIENAEKQGCHTLEVVKIMEQELKNTLVSLAQIIFGKEVRCRWVDQYFPFTHPSWELEVFYNDKWLEILGCGIMRQEILQKSGAVDRIGWAFGLGLERLAMCLYNIPDIRLFWSNDAGFLNQFKVDNPNAHIQYKPISIYPPCTNDISFWLPQDRSYSSQDFYDIVREIGGDVIEQILLKDEFTHPKTKKTSHCYTIVYRHMERTLTHKQVNKIHEQIAKTVNDKLNVIVR, from the exons ATGTG gtgttatttttgcaagaaaatacTTGTAAACAATGTTAATACAATCTGTAGAAGAACATCTACTGTTGCAAGTGTTGACAAAAACGCCAATGAACTTGTACTTTTGGGTCGAAAATATGTGACAGATGATTGGACAAATGTCACACCGAGCATTATAgctaaattagaaagaaactTGCATGTTAAACAATATCATCCACTGTCACTCTTACGTCAGCGCAttgtaaactatttttatgGACAGTTTCGCGGTAAGAGCGGAACACCGTCCTTTAGtatatatgacaatatatGTCCTATAGTGACAGTTGCTCAAAATTTTGACTCTCTTCTCGTACCGAAAGATCATCCAAGTAGGAAGAAAACTGATTgttatttcataaatcaaGACACATTGCTGAGAGCGCACATGACTGCGCATCAAGCGGAATTAATTTCGATGggattgaataattttcttgtcaTTGGAGACGTATACAGACGTGATGAAATTGATAGTACGCATTATCCAGTTTTTCACCAGATTGATGCAGTCAGATTGCGTACAtcggaagaaatattttgcaacatgAACAATTCTGAAAGTGTCAAACTATTTGAGCATAGAGGAATAGAAAATGCTGAGAAGCAGGGTTGTCATACCTTAGAAGTGGTGAAAATAATGGAGcaggaattaaaaaataccttAGTTAGCTTagcacaaattatatttggcaaag aggTGCGATGCCGATGGGTTGATCAATACTTTCCATTCACCCATCCATCATGGGAATTGGAAGTATTCTATAATGACAAATGGCTCGAAATATTAGGCTGTGGCATTATGCGCCAAGAGATTCTCCAAAAATCCGGTGCTGTAGATCGAATCGGATGGGCATTTGGTCTTGGTTTGGAACGTTTGGCCATGTGCTTGTATAATATTCctgatataagattattttggaGTAATGATGCAGGTTTCTTGAATCAGTTTAAAGTAGACAATCCAAATGcacatatacaatacaag cctATCAGCATATATCCTCCTTGTACAAACGATATAAGCTTCTGGTTACCACAAGATAGAAGTTACTCTTCCCAAGATTTCTATGACATAGTTAGAGAAATAGGTGGTGATGTCATTGAACAAATTTTACTGAAAGATGAATTCACCCATCCAAAGACTAAAAAGACTTCACATTGTTACACTATAGTATACAGACACATGGAACGTACTTTAACTCATAAGCAAGTCAATAAGATTCATGAGCAAATAGCAAAAACAGTAAATGATAAACTTAATGTAATTGTTAGATAa